A window from Drosophila kikkawai strain 14028-0561.14 chromosome 2L, DkikHiC1v2, whole genome shotgun sequence encodes these proteins:
- the Dpp10 gene encoding inactive dipeptidyl peptidase 10 isoform X1, producing MPEQDNYDDELVSSNPNQRNWRGILIALLVIIIVLALIVTSVVLLTPPDEGPRVKGQRIKLQDIVDGLFTPQHANGSWIDGEEFLYQDHLGRICLLNAANRSERVLMSNVTFKTLAPFTFTISADKRYLLLAQNVVKLFRHSYLAQYTLYDIQTSESIKLRHSQHQDEWPYLHFARFTPAGNALVWVQGYDIYYRTEVRSPTVHRITHDAVPGVVYNGIPDWLYEEEILHANNAIWMSDNGQLMLYATFNDTHVQEQHFAWYGTTGSSGGAAAAAAAAAAAGGGGGTGTGGNSGSAGSSNPHANLYPEIRSLRYPKPGTQNPTVTLRVADLKDPQKVHITDLRPPQILAHEDHYFSSASWVSHSKIAVVWLNRPQNISVVSVCKAPAFECIETHRVSGDGRGWVDTVTVPLFATNASIYVAISPLRDGLFGYFRHIVHVDIDNNRVLPLTHGPYEVNRLLHWDQLDNWIYFLGTPERLPSQQHLYRVSALPARQGQALQPPDCLTCPALMQQAEGYEEGHTKSPPKLVTAWDDDWEDSEETEAQLPPQPALPVEQQRPGRGQSAPLPPPPSDCLYHEAQFPPSRRAKYVLVDCLGPVVPTSIIYGLKSSTPSKTKRQSTQQEEPPTDGGGEKVTEEPKSQFLELLVTVQNNTRLKEKMAKTAMPQVKTFPVMISGGYHAQVRLYLPPVLREDEITRYPTILHVYSGPGSQLVTDRWHVDWNTYLAGSKDYIVVEIDGRGSAGQGYQLLHEVYKRLGSVEVSDQLEVSEYLRDNLHFIDSRRMGVWGWSYGGYTAALALAGQQSIFQCGISVSPVTNWKLYDSTYAERYLSFPNVTDNYKGYEESDLSKYVDNLRDRQFLLVHGTADDNVHVQQSMVLARSLTSKGVLYKQQIYPDEGHSLSGVKRHLYRSMTAFFEDCFKKLIDQQQQNQTDSMDFLDFHSFYGR from the exons ATGCCTGAGCAGGATAATTACGATGATGAG TTGGTCTCCAGCAATCCGAACCAGCGGAACTGGCGTGGGATCCTCATCGCGCTCCTGGTCATCATAATCGTCCTGGCCCTGATTGTTACATCGGTG gTGCTGCTCACGCCGCCCGATGAGGGACCGCGGGTCAAGGGTCAGCGCATCAAGCTGCAGGACATCGTCGATGGCCTCTTCACGCCGCAGCACGCCAACGGCAGTTGGATCGATG GCGAGGAGTTCCTGTACCAGGACCATTTGGGTCGCATCTGTCTGCTGAATGCAGCCAATCGCTCGGAACGTGTCCTCATGTCCAATGTGACATTT AAAACTCTGGCCCCCTTCACCTTCACCATATCGGCGGACAAACGCTATCTGCTTCTGGCCCAGAATGTTGTGAAACTGTTCCGCCACTCCTACCTGGCCCAATACACGCTCTACGACATCCAGACCAG CGAGAGCATCAAGTTGCGGCACAGTCAGCACCAGGATGAATGGCCGTATCTGCACTTTGCACGCTTCACACCCGCCGGCAACGCGCTGGTCTGGGTGCAGGGCTACGACATCTACTACCGCACGGAGGTGCGCAGCCCGACGGTGCATCGGATTACCCATGATGCGGTGCCCGGAGTGGTGTACAACGGAATACCGGACTGGCTGTATGAAG AGGAAATTCTCCATGCAAATAATGCGATTTGGATGTCGGACAACGGCCAACTGATGCTGTACGCCACCTTCAACGACACGCACGTCCAGGAGCAGCACTTTGCCTGGTACGGCACGACTGGCTCGTCCGGCGGAgcggctgcagctgcagcggcagcggcggcagcaggaggaggcggtggcacTGGAACTGGTGGAAATAGCGGCTCGGCGGGCAGCAGTAATCCGCATGCCAACCTGTACCCGGAAATCAGGTCCTTACG ATATCCAAAGCCGGGCACTCAGAATCCCACAGTGACCTTGCGGGTCGCCGATCTGAAGGATCCGCAGAAGGTTCACATCACCGACCTGCGACCACCGCAAATTCTGGCTCATGA AGATCATTACTTCAGCAGCGCCAGTTGGGTGAGCCACTCAAAGATTGCCGTCGTTTGGCTAAATCGTCCTCAGAACATCTCCGTGGTCAGTGTGTGCAAGGCTCCCGCCTTCGAGTGCATCGAG ACCCACCGGGTGAGCGGCGACGGACGCGGCTGGGTGGACACTGTCACAGTGCCTCTGTTTGCCACCAATGCCAGTATCTACGTGGCCATCTCCCCGCTGCGAGATGGTCTGTTTG GCTATTTCCGGCACATCGTGCACGTAGACATCGACAATAACCGGGTGCTGCCCCTCACCCATGGGCCCTACGAGGTGAATCGATTGTTGCACTGGGATCAGCTGGATAATTGGAT CTACTTCCTTGGCACTCCGGAGCGCCTACCTTCCCAGCAACATCTATATCGCGTATCCGCCCTGCCGGCCCGTCAAGGCCAAGCCTTGCAGCCGCCAGACTGCCTGACATGTCCGGCGCTGATGCAGCAAGCCGAGGGCTACGAGGAAGGTCACACCAAGTCGCCACCGAAGCTGGTGACTGCCTGGGACGATGACTGGGAGGACTCCGAGGAAACAGAGGCGCAGTTGCCGCCACAACCCGCGCTGCCGGTAGAGCAGCAGCGTCCTGGAAGAGGTCAAAGTGCCCCATTGCCACCGCCTCCAAGTGATTGCCTTTACCACGAGGCCCAGTTTCCGCCCTCTCGGCGGGCCAAATACGTCCTGGTCGACTGCCTGGGACCTGTAGTACCCACCTCCATTATCTACGGCCTGAAATCCTCCACTCCCTCCAAAACAAAGAGGCAGAGCACTCAGCAAGAAGAGCCTCCCACGGATGGCGGGGGAGAGAAGGTGACGGAGGAGCCGAAGTCACAGTTCCTGGAACTCCTCGTCACCGTGCAGAATAACACTCGGTTAAAAGAGAAGATGGCCAAGACAGCCATGCCACAAGTCAAGACCTTCCCCGTGATGATCTCCGGAGGCTACCATGCCCAGGTGCGACTTTATTTGCCGCCCGTTTTGCGCGAGGATGAGATCACGCGGTATCCCACCATATTGCACGTTTACTCGGGTCCCGGCTCTCAGTTGGTCACCGATCGCTGGCACGTCGATTGGAACACCTATCTGGCTGGCAGCAAGGACTATATTGTCGTGGAGATCGACGGACGGGGATCCGCGGGCCAGGGTTACCAGCTGCTCCACGAGGTCTACAAACGTTTGGGCAGCGTTGAGGTGTCCGACCAACTGGAGGTCAGTGAGTACCTTAGGGACAACCTGCACTTTATTGACTCCCGGAGAATGGGAGTCTGGGGCTGGAGTTACGGCGGATACACGGCTGCACTGGCCCTCGCTGGCCAGCAGTCGATCTTCCAATGCGGCATAAGTGTATCGCCGGTGACCAACTGGAAGCTGTATG aCTCCACCTATGCCGAGCGCTATCTGAGTTTCCCCAACGTGACGGATAACTACAAGGGTTACGAGGAGAGCGACCTATCCAAGTACGTGGATAACCTGCGAGATCGCCAGTTCCTGCTCGTTCATGGCACTGCGGACGACAATGTCCATGTGCAGCAGTCGATGGTGCTGGCCAGATCCCTCACCAGCAAGGGAGTGCTCTACAAGCAGCAGATATATCCTGACGAGGGTCACAGTTTATCGGGGGTCAAGCGACACCTGTACCGCTCGATGACAGCCTTTTTCGAGGACTGCTTCAAGAAACTG ATcgatcagcaacaacaaaatcaaacaGATTCCATGGATTTCCTGGACTTTCATAGTTTCTATGGCCGCTAA
- the Dpp10 gene encoding inactive dipeptidyl peptidase 10 isoform X3, whose amino-acid sequence MPEQDNYDDELVSSNPNQRNWRGILIALLVIIIVLALIVTSVVLLTPPDEGPRVKGQRIKLQDIVDGLFTPQHANGSWIDGEEFLYQDHLGRICLLNAANRSERVLMSNVTFKTLAPFTFTISADKRYLLLAQNVVKLFRHSYLAQYTLYDIQTSESIKLRHSQHQDEWPYLHFARFTPAGNALVWVQGYDIYYRTEVRSPTVHRITHDAVPGVVYNGIPDWLYEEEILHANNAIWMSDNGQLMLYATFNDTHVQEQHFAWYGTTGSSGGAAAAAAAAAAAGGGGGTGTGGNSGSAGSSNPHANLYPEIRSLRYPKPGTQNPTVTLRVADLKDPQKVHITDLRPPQILAHEDHYFSSASWVSHSKIAVVWLNRPQNISVVSVCKAPAFECIETHRVSGDGRGWVDTVTVPLFATNASIYVAISPLRDGLFGYFRHIVHVDIDNNRVLPLTHGPYEVNRLLHWDQLDNWIYFLGTPERLPSQQHLYRVSALPARQGQALQPPDCLTCPALMQQAEGYEEGHTKSPPKLVTAWDDDWEDSEETEAQLPPQPALPVEQQRPGRGQSAPLPPPPSDCLYHEAQFPPSRRAKYVLVDCLGPVVPTSIIYGLKSSTPSKTKRQSTQQEEPPTDGGGEKVTEEPKSQFLELLVTVQNNTRLKEKMAKTAMPQVKTFPVMISGGYHAQVRLYLPPVLREDEITRYPTILHVYSGPGSQLVTDRWHVDWNTYLAGSKDYIVVEIDGRGSAGQGYQLLHEVYKRLGSVEVSDQLEVSEYLRDNLHFIDSRRMGVWGWSYGGYTAALALAGQQSIFQCGISVSPVTNWKLYDSTYAERYLSFPNVTDNYKGYEESDLSKYVDNLRDRQFLLVHGTADDNVHVQQSMVLARSLTSKGVLYKQQIYPDEGHSLSGVKRHLYRSMTAFFEDCFKKLVPPETKAGLGSGGDMQQQ is encoded by the exons ATGCCTGAGCAGGATAATTACGATGATGAG TTGGTCTCCAGCAATCCGAACCAGCGGAACTGGCGTGGGATCCTCATCGCGCTCCTGGTCATCATAATCGTCCTGGCCCTGATTGTTACATCGGTG gTGCTGCTCACGCCGCCCGATGAGGGACCGCGGGTCAAGGGTCAGCGCATCAAGCTGCAGGACATCGTCGATGGCCTCTTCACGCCGCAGCACGCCAACGGCAGTTGGATCGATG GCGAGGAGTTCCTGTACCAGGACCATTTGGGTCGCATCTGTCTGCTGAATGCAGCCAATCGCTCGGAACGTGTCCTCATGTCCAATGTGACATTT AAAACTCTGGCCCCCTTCACCTTCACCATATCGGCGGACAAACGCTATCTGCTTCTGGCCCAGAATGTTGTGAAACTGTTCCGCCACTCCTACCTGGCCCAATACACGCTCTACGACATCCAGACCAG CGAGAGCATCAAGTTGCGGCACAGTCAGCACCAGGATGAATGGCCGTATCTGCACTTTGCACGCTTCACACCCGCCGGCAACGCGCTGGTCTGGGTGCAGGGCTACGACATCTACTACCGCACGGAGGTGCGCAGCCCGACGGTGCATCGGATTACCCATGATGCGGTGCCCGGAGTGGTGTACAACGGAATACCGGACTGGCTGTATGAAG AGGAAATTCTCCATGCAAATAATGCGATTTGGATGTCGGACAACGGCCAACTGATGCTGTACGCCACCTTCAACGACACGCACGTCCAGGAGCAGCACTTTGCCTGGTACGGCACGACTGGCTCGTCCGGCGGAgcggctgcagctgcagcggcagcggcggcagcaggaggaggcggtggcacTGGAACTGGTGGAAATAGCGGCTCGGCGGGCAGCAGTAATCCGCATGCCAACCTGTACCCGGAAATCAGGTCCTTACG ATATCCAAAGCCGGGCACTCAGAATCCCACAGTGACCTTGCGGGTCGCCGATCTGAAGGATCCGCAGAAGGTTCACATCACCGACCTGCGACCACCGCAAATTCTGGCTCATGA AGATCATTACTTCAGCAGCGCCAGTTGGGTGAGCCACTCAAAGATTGCCGTCGTTTGGCTAAATCGTCCTCAGAACATCTCCGTGGTCAGTGTGTGCAAGGCTCCCGCCTTCGAGTGCATCGAG ACCCACCGGGTGAGCGGCGACGGACGCGGCTGGGTGGACACTGTCACAGTGCCTCTGTTTGCCACCAATGCCAGTATCTACGTGGCCATCTCCCCGCTGCGAGATGGTCTGTTTG GCTATTTCCGGCACATCGTGCACGTAGACATCGACAATAACCGGGTGCTGCCCCTCACCCATGGGCCCTACGAGGTGAATCGATTGTTGCACTGGGATCAGCTGGATAATTGGAT CTACTTCCTTGGCACTCCGGAGCGCCTACCTTCCCAGCAACATCTATATCGCGTATCCGCCCTGCCGGCCCGTCAAGGCCAAGCCTTGCAGCCGCCAGACTGCCTGACATGTCCGGCGCTGATGCAGCAAGCCGAGGGCTACGAGGAAGGTCACACCAAGTCGCCACCGAAGCTGGTGACTGCCTGGGACGATGACTGGGAGGACTCCGAGGAAACAGAGGCGCAGTTGCCGCCACAACCCGCGCTGCCGGTAGAGCAGCAGCGTCCTGGAAGAGGTCAAAGTGCCCCATTGCCACCGCCTCCAAGTGATTGCCTTTACCACGAGGCCCAGTTTCCGCCCTCTCGGCGGGCCAAATACGTCCTGGTCGACTGCCTGGGACCTGTAGTACCCACCTCCATTATCTACGGCCTGAAATCCTCCACTCCCTCCAAAACAAAGAGGCAGAGCACTCAGCAAGAAGAGCCTCCCACGGATGGCGGGGGAGAGAAGGTGACGGAGGAGCCGAAGTCACAGTTCCTGGAACTCCTCGTCACCGTGCAGAATAACACTCGGTTAAAAGAGAAGATGGCCAAGACAGCCATGCCACAAGTCAAGACCTTCCCCGTGATGATCTCCGGAGGCTACCATGCCCAGGTGCGACTTTATTTGCCGCCCGTTTTGCGCGAGGATGAGATCACGCGGTATCCCACCATATTGCACGTTTACTCGGGTCCCGGCTCTCAGTTGGTCACCGATCGCTGGCACGTCGATTGGAACACCTATCTGGCTGGCAGCAAGGACTATATTGTCGTGGAGATCGACGGACGGGGATCCGCGGGCCAGGGTTACCAGCTGCTCCACGAGGTCTACAAACGTTTGGGCAGCGTTGAGGTGTCCGACCAACTGGAGGTCAGTGAGTACCTTAGGGACAACCTGCACTTTATTGACTCCCGGAGAATGGGAGTCTGGGGCTGGAGTTACGGCGGATACACGGCTGCACTGGCCCTCGCTGGCCAGCAGTCGATCTTCCAATGCGGCATAAGTGTATCGCCGGTGACCAACTGGAAGCTGTATG aCTCCACCTATGCCGAGCGCTATCTGAGTTTCCCCAACGTGACGGATAACTACAAGGGTTACGAGGAGAGCGACCTATCCAAGTACGTGGATAACCTGCGAGATCGCCAGTTCCTGCTCGTTCATGGCACTGCGGACGACAATGTCCATGTGCAGCAGTCGATGGTGCTGGCCAGATCCCTCACCAGCAAGGGAGTGCTCTACAAGCAGCAGATATATCCTGACGAGGGTCACAGTTTATCGGGGGTCAAGCGACACCTGTACCGCTCGATGACAGCCTTTTTCGAGGACTGCTTCAAGAAACTG GTGCCGCCGGAAACGAAAGCTGGCCTGGGGAGTGGCGGCGATATGCAGCAGCAATAA
- the Dpp10 gene encoding inactive dipeptidyl peptidase 10 isoform X2, with translation MTRVRRIVLVSSNPNQRNWRGILIALLVIIIVLALIVTSVVLLTPPDEGPRVKGQRIKLQDIVDGLFTPQHANGSWIDGEEFLYQDHLGRICLLNAANRSERVLMSNVTFKTLAPFTFTISADKRYLLLAQNVVKLFRHSYLAQYTLYDIQTSESIKLRHSQHQDEWPYLHFARFTPAGNALVWVQGYDIYYRTEVRSPTVHRITHDAVPGVVYNGIPDWLYEEEILHANNAIWMSDNGQLMLYATFNDTHVQEQHFAWYGTTGSSGGAAAAAAAAAAAGGGGGTGTGGNSGSAGSSNPHANLYPEIRSLRYPKPGTQNPTVTLRVADLKDPQKVHITDLRPPQILAHEDHYFSSASWVSHSKIAVVWLNRPQNISVVSVCKAPAFECIETHRVSGDGRGWVDTVTVPLFATNASIYVAISPLRDGLFGYFRHIVHVDIDNNRVLPLTHGPYEVNRLLHWDQLDNWIYFLGTPERLPSQQHLYRVSALPARQGQALQPPDCLTCPALMQQAEGYEEGHTKSPPKLVTAWDDDWEDSEETEAQLPPQPALPVEQQRPGRGQSAPLPPPPSDCLYHEAQFPPSRRAKYVLVDCLGPVVPTSIIYGLKSSTPSKTKRQSTQQEEPPTDGGGEKVTEEPKSQFLELLVTVQNNTRLKEKMAKTAMPQVKTFPVMISGGYHAQVRLYLPPVLREDEITRYPTILHVYSGPGSQLVTDRWHVDWNTYLAGSKDYIVVEIDGRGSAGQGYQLLHEVYKRLGSVEVSDQLEVSEYLRDNLHFIDSRRMGVWGWSYGGYTAALALAGQQSIFQCGISVSPVTNWKLYDSTYAERYLSFPNVTDNYKGYEESDLSKYVDNLRDRQFLLVHGTADDNVHVQQSMVLARSLTSKGVLYKQQIYPDEGHSLSGVKRHLYRSMTAFFEDCFKKLIDQQQQNQTDSMDFLDFHSFYGR, from the exons TTGGTCTCCAGCAATCCGAACCAGCGGAACTGGCGTGGGATCCTCATCGCGCTCCTGGTCATCATAATCGTCCTGGCCCTGATTGTTACATCGGTG gTGCTGCTCACGCCGCCCGATGAGGGACCGCGGGTCAAGGGTCAGCGCATCAAGCTGCAGGACATCGTCGATGGCCTCTTCACGCCGCAGCACGCCAACGGCAGTTGGATCGATG GCGAGGAGTTCCTGTACCAGGACCATTTGGGTCGCATCTGTCTGCTGAATGCAGCCAATCGCTCGGAACGTGTCCTCATGTCCAATGTGACATTT AAAACTCTGGCCCCCTTCACCTTCACCATATCGGCGGACAAACGCTATCTGCTTCTGGCCCAGAATGTTGTGAAACTGTTCCGCCACTCCTACCTGGCCCAATACACGCTCTACGACATCCAGACCAG CGAGAGCATCAAGTTGCGGCACAGTCAGCACCAGGATGAATGGCCGTATCTGCACTTTGCACGCTTCACACCCGCCGGCAACGCGCTGGTCTGGGTGCAGGGCTACGACATCTACTACCGCACGGAGGTGCGCAGCCCGACGGTGCATCGGATTACCCATGATGCGGTGCCCGGAGTGGTGTACAACGGAATACCGGACTGGCTGTATGAAG AGGAAATTCTCCATGCAAATAATGCGATTTGGATGTCGGACAACGGCCAACTGATGCTGTACGCCACCTTCAACGACACGCACGTCCAGGAGCAGCACTTTGCCTGGTACGGCACGACTGGCTCGTCCGGCGGAgcggctgcagctgcagcggcagcggcggcagcaggaggaggcggtggcacTGGAACTGGTGGAAATAGCGGCTCGGCGGGCAGCAGTAATCCGCATGCCAACCTGTACCCGGAAATCAGGTCCTTACG ATATCCAAAGCCGGGCACTCAGAATCCCACAGTGACCTTGCGGGTCGCCGATCTGAAGGATCCGCAGAAGGTTCACATCACCGACCTGCGACCACCGCAAATTCTGGCTCATGA AGATCATTACTTCAGCAGCGCCAGTTGGGTGAGCCACTCAAAGATTGCCGTCGTTTGGCTAAATCGTCCTCAGAACATCTCCGTGGTCAGTGTGTGCAAGGCTCCCGCCTTCGAGTGCATCGAG ACCCACCGGGTGAGCGGCGACGGACGCGGCTGGGTGGACACTGTCACAGTGCCTCTGTTTGCCACCAATGCCAGTATCTACGTGGCCATCTCCCCGCTGCGAGATGGTCTGTTTG GCTATTTCCGGCACATCGTGCACGTAGACATCGACAATAACCGGGTGCTGCCCCTCACCCATGGGCCCTACGAGGTGAATCGATTGTTGCACTGGGATCAGCTGGATAATTGGAT CTACTTCCTTGGCACTCCGGAGCGCCTACCTTCCCAGCAACATCTATATCGCGTATCCGCCCTGCCGGCCCGTCAAGGCCAAGCCTTGCAGCCGCCAGACTGCCTGACATGTCCGGCGCTGATGCAGCAAGCCGAGGGCTACGAGGAAGGTCACACCAAGTCGCCACCGAAGCTGGTGACTGCCTGGGACGATGACTGGGAGGACTCCGAGGAAACAGAGGCGCAGTTGCCGCCACAACCCGCGCTGCCGGTAGAGCAGCAGCGTCCTGGAAGAGGTCAAAGTGCCCCATTGCCACCGCCTCCAAGTGATTGCCTTTACCACGAGGCCCAGTTTCCGCCCTCTCGGCGGGCCAAATACGTCCTGGTCGACTGCCTGGGACCTGTAGTACCCACCTCCATTATCTACGGCCTGAAATCCTCCACTCCCTCCAAAACAAAGAGGCAGAGCACTCAGCAAGAAGAGCCTCCCACGGATGGCGGGGGAGAGAAGGTGACGGAGGAGCCGAAGTCACAGTTCCTGGAACTCCTCGTCACCGTGCAGAATAACACTCGGTTAAAAGAGAAGATGGCCAAGACAGCCATGCCACAAGTCAAGACCTTCCCCGTGATGATCTCCGGAGGCTACCATGCCCAGGTGCGACTTTATTTGCCGCCCGTTTTGCGCGAGGATGAGATCACGCGGTATCCCACCATATTGCACGTTTACTCGGGTCCCGGCTCTCAGTTGGTCACCGATCGCTGGCACGTCGATTGGAACACCTATCTGGCTGGCAGCAAGGACTATATTGTCGTGGAGATCGACGGACGGGGATCCGCGGGCCAGGGTTACCAGCTGCTCCACGAGGTCTACAAACGTTTGGGCAGCGTTGAGGTGTCCGACCAACTGGAGGTCAGTGAGTACCTTAGGGACAACCTGCACTTTATTGACTCCCGGAGAATGGGAGTCTGGGGCTGGAGTTACGGCGGATACACGGCTGCACTGGCCCTCGCTGGCCAGCAGTCGATCTTCCAATGCGGCATAAGTGTATCGCCGGTGACCAACTGGAAGCTGTATG aCTCCACCTATGCCGAGCGCTATCTGAGTTTCCCCAACGTGACGGATAACTACAAGGGTTACGAGGAGAGCGACCTATCCAAGTACGTGGATAACCTGCGAGATCGCCAGTTCCTGCTCGTTCATGGCACTGCGGACGACAATGTCCATGTGCAGCAGTCGATGGTGCTGGCCAGATCCCTCACCAGCAAGGGAGTGCTCTACAAGCAGCAGATATATCCTGACGAGGGTCACAGTTTATCGGGGGTCAAGCGACACCTGTACCGCTCGATGACAGCCTTTTTCGAGGACTGCTTCAAGAAACTG ATcgatcagcaacaacaaaatcaaacaGATTCCATGGATTTCCTGGACTTTCATAGTTTCTATGGCCGCTAA